ATCGACTGCAGGACGATGTTCGAATACACGTTGAATACCAGGTATTGCGCCGTGCTGCTCGTGTTGTAGGCGCCGGCGCCGATGGTAATGCTGGCAGGACCGGCACTGCTGTTAGTGCCGGAGCTGGTCACGCTGTTCGATACATAATAGTTCGTGGTCGCGCTGAGCGTGGGGGTGGTGTAACTCGATCCGGTAGCAATGGATATTCCACCCGATGCGCCGGTGTACCACTTCAGGGTCCCGGATCCGCTGGCCCCCAAGGTAACCGAACCGCTTCCACATCGACTCGCATTCGTCACGGACGGGGCAGTTGGGGCGGTCAGCACGCTCAAGGTGTAGGGAGCGGAGGTCGCGGTGCCGCAAGGGCTGGTGACGGTCACGCGATAGGTGCCGGCAGTGCTGACCTGGATCGACTGTGTTGTTGCACCCGTGGACCAGGTGTAGGCCGTTCCGGCATTTGCCGTAAGGGTTGCCACATCGCCGGGAGCGATCACACCTGCGCGATTGCTGCTGATGGTCGCGACACCGGTACCCGGCGCCGTCTGCCGGGTGAGGGTGATCGGTACCGCGATCACGTTGTTGTTTTCACGGAGTTCCTGAAAATTGTTGTTGGGGTCGATCTGCACCACGATCCAGTAGTTGCCGTTACAGGTTCCCTGCGGAATGTTGATCCACATGCCGTCCAGCGTCTTCGAATAAATATCGACGTAGCCGGCGGAGATACCCTGAAGCGTATTCGAACAACCATACTGGCCGCCACCGAGTCCGTAGTTGGGCAGGTTGGTGCTGGTGAGGATATTATTGAGGGAGTCGCGACAATGACCGTTGCTGCTGTTGCAATTGCTCAGGTCGAGCAGGCAGAAAGCGAGTTTGGAACCGCTGCCGACAATCGGCCAGTTGAGCGGATTCGGATCGGTAGGGTTCTCGATGCGCAGCGTGTAGAATCCCCAGCCATCGATGTGTTGATGGCCGTGTGTAGGGTGGTAGGTCATCGTACCCGCTTCACGATCGGAATACGTCATCACGCTGCCGTTCTTGTGATAGACGCGCTGCGCGACAACCTGCTTGGGATCCGATCCATCGGGACAGGTGCCGGTGCCGGGATAAGCGGTCACCGTATCGGTGCCGCAAACCCACTTCGAAACACCGCGAACTTCCATCGGACCGTACCCGATGTTCGGTGTAGAGCCGGTAAGTCGCAGACGTCCGTCATCGGAACCCTGTCCGCTTTGACTGGTACCGGCGTTGATCTGGGCATATTCGGTATAGCCGCCGGAAGCGGTGATCGCATCCTTGCCAACCGAAATATCGGGTAACAGGTCGCAGTTGGACGCGCCGGCCGGACACACACAAGAGGTCGCGTTCGAGGTCGTGCACTGGGCACTCGTCAGCAAAGCCGCACCCATGGCGGCCAGCAACAGTAACAGTTTTTTCATGTGGGATCGCAGCAGTTGATACGTCAAGATAGTGCGCATTTCGATATTTTCAAAACACTCCTGAAATCAACGAAAAAGCCGCCCCAATGAATGGCCGGAAGGCAGGTTACCGTTTCATCAGCTACGCTCGACGGCTCCCTTTTTCTCTTGCGGCAGCCTTGTAGATGAGTACGGCGACTCAGTTCCGAATAACCTTCAGACAGCGCACACCAGTCTCATTGATCAGTTGGAGCAGATAAACTCCGGCCGGGTACTGTTGGAGTGAGAACACCGTGCCCGCGTCCGCTTGCCGACTCTCCAGCAATCGTCCGTCCAAAGAAAGTATCCGGGCACTTGTTCCGGGCGCTTGTCCGCGAACCCACAACAGATCACTGATCGGGTTCGGGAATACGACCGCATCGGAAGCCGCGATACCGCTGACCCCGCTGGGCAATGGCGCACTCACCTTGCCAACAATGGTACGGTAGGCTTCGCCGGTATTGACGAGGAACGGTCCGTAGGTAGCGCTGTCGGTAACGGTGGAGGTAAACCAGACTTCATTGGCCGGTCCTACGGCGAGTGACTGGGTATAATCGTATCCGGTCGATCCGCCGATGAGGCCGTGGATCACACTGCCATCGGCAGGATGGAAATAGAGGATGGCGGTGCTTTGCGAAAACGAGCTGCCGGATGACAGCACGACACCATTACCCCAATCCACGGTCGCGCGTTGATTACCGATCAATACAATGGTGCCATCGCTCAACCTGCTGAGGTAATGTTGCGCGAGCGGTTGAAGGTAGGAGAAGGGATCTGCGCCGACCGGCATCTGACGTCCCCAGGTAAAGAAACCGGTTGAATCGGCGTGCACCAGATAAAACGTCTGCGAATTCCCGGGAGACGGTAAGGAGATATTGCCCCAGGTGATGGAATCGAAGACGACACAGGAGAGGCTGACCGATCCGTCGTCGCCGGCGACGACTTCGGGTCGTTGAAAGGTGATGTCGTTGCCGGAATAGGCCCAATGCGCGGTTCCGTCCGCACGCACGCGTGCTACGAATTGTCCGTAGGAAGTGATCGCGCTGATGGAAAGGTTGTTCACCGTCAGCGTCCCGGATTCGTTCGCGCCGGAGAGATAACGATTGCCGAAAGGATCGATTGCGAGACCACTCAGCAGACGGATGCCGGAAACGCTATCGACCCGCTGCTCGTTTCCATTGGCATCAAGTCGACAGATGACACTTTTGGAAAAATCACTGTGCGCATACCACACACTTCCATCCGGATGACGTGCCAGGCAACCGACCTCGTACGCATCCGGATTTTCACGTGTCAGGTTACGTTTCCAATTCACCTGCCCGTTCGGGTCGATGGAAGCCAGGAAGC
This genomic stretch from Bacteroidota bacterium harbors:
- a CDS encoding T9SS type A sorting domain-containing protein → MKHLYLLSATLLLFTFTAPAQQFSWIGEFPMRYNMNPGMPISQITALPNGNTVGFRVDSSAVIYGSDIYGLQLLECRDGSGTLLWELPFGPEAHLRHVISDGNGNCVLNGYFMDTLLLGVNDTLYNTLGGLWTNSFLASIDPNGQVNWKRNLTRENPDAYEVGCLARHPDGSVWYAHSDFSKSVICRLDANGNEQRVDSVSGIRLLSGLAIDPFGNRYLSGANESGTLTVNNLSISAITSYGQFVARVRADGTAHWAYSGNDITFQRPEVVAGDDGSVSLSCVVFDSITWGNISLPSPGNSQTFYLVHADSTGFFTWGRQMPVGADPFSYLQPLAQHYLSRLSDGTIVLIGNQRATVDWGNGVVLSSGSSFSQSTAILYFHPADGSVIHGLIGGSTGYDYTQSLAVGPANEVWFTSTVTDSATYGPFLVNTGEAYRTIVGKVSAPLPSGVSGIAASDAVVFPNPISDLLWVRGQAPGTSARILSLDGRLLESRQADAGTVFSLQQYPAGVYLLQLINETGVRCLKVIRN